In Meleagris gallopavo isolate NT-WF06-2002-E0010 breed Aviagen turkey brand Nicholas breeding stock chromosome 2, Turkey_5.1, whole genome shotgun sequence, the following are encoded in one genomic region:
- the PPP4R3B gene encoding serine/threonine-protein phosphatase 4 regulatory subunit 3B isoform X1 → MAPRGLCGQTCFHSVQRVPCCSLLLESKINPNTAYQKQQDTLIVWSEAENYDLALSFQEKAGCDEIWEKICQVQGKDPSVEVTQDLIESEEEHIEEMPETSPLIDLPSCELNKLEEIADLVTSVLSSPIRREKLALALENEGYIKKLLQLFQVCENLENTEGLHHLYEIIRGILFLNKATLFEVMFSDECIMDVVGCLEYDPSLAQPKRHREFLTKTAKFKEVIPITDSELRQKIHQTYRVQYIQDIILPTPSVFEENFLSTLTSFIFFNKVEIVSMLQEDEKFLSEVFAQLTDEATDDDKRCELVNFFKEFCAFSQTLQPQNRDAFFKTLAKLGILPALEIVMGMDDLQVRSAATDIFSYLVEFSPSMVREFVMQEAQQSDDDILLINVVIEQMICDTDPELGGAVQLMGLLRTLIDPENMLATANKTEKSEFLNFFYNHCMHVLTAPLLANTSEDKCEKDAVVGSTKSNTICPDNYQTAQLLALILELLTFCVEHHTYHIKNYIMNKDLLRRVLVLMNSKHTFLALCALRFMRRIIGLKDEFYNRYITKGNLFEPVINALLDNGTRYNLLNSAVIELFEFIRVEDIKSLIAHIVENFYNALESIEYVQTFKGLKTKYEQEKDRQNQKLNSVPSILRSNRFRRDARALEEDEEMWFNEDEEEEGEAVVPPVEKSKPEDDFPDSYEKFMETKKAKESEDKENLPKRTSAGGFKFTFSHSASAANGANGANSKSVAAQTSPASSNGSSSKNATLTTAVTATKGSLVGLVDYPDDEDDDEEEETSPRKRSRLGS, encoded by the exons atggCCCCACGTGGCTTGTGTGGGCAAACATGTTTTCATTCTGTGCAGCGTGTTCCCTGCT GCTCACTACTGCTAGAATCGAAGATAAATCCGAACACTGCATATCAAAAACAGCAG GACACCTTGATTGTTTGGTCAGAAGCAGAGAACTATGACTTAGCACTgagttttcaagaaaaagctGGCTGTGATGAAATCTGGGAAAAAATCTGCCAG GTTCAGGGTAAGGATCCTTCAGTGGAAGTCACACAGGACCTTATCGAGTCTGAAGAGGAGCACATAGAAGAGATGCCCGAAACCAGTCCTTTGATCGACCTTCCTTCTTGTGAACTCAACAAACTTGAAGAGATTGCTGACCTAGTTACCTCTGTTCTCTCCTCACCCATCCGTAGAGAAAAGCTAGCACTGGCCTTGGAGAATGAAGGCTATATTAAAAAACTATTGCAGCTTTTCCAAGTCTGCGAGAATTTAGAGAACACAGAAGGCTTGCATCATTTGTATGAAATTATTAGAGGAATTTTGTTCCTCAATAAAGCAACTCTGTTTGAGGTGATGTTTTCTGATGAGTGTATTATGGATGTTGTTGGATGCCTTGAGTATGACCCTTCTTTGGCTCAGCCAAAACGGCACAGGGAGTTCTTGACCAAAACAGCAAAATTTAAGGAGGTTATTCCTATAACAGACTCTGAACTCAGGCAAAAAATCCATCAGACTTACAGGGTACAGTACATTCAGGACATCATCTTGCCGACACCATCGGTTTTTGAAGAGAACTTTCTTTCTACCCttacttcctttattttcttcaacaaAGTTGAGATTGTCAGTATGTTGCAG GAAGATGAAAAATTTTTGTCCGAAGTTTTTGCACAACTAACAGATGAAGCTACAGATGATGACAAACGATGTGAATTG GTTAACTTTTTCAAGGAGTTCTGTGCATTTTCTCAGACATTACAACCTCAGAACAgagatgcatttttcaaaacttTGGCAAAGTTGGGAATCCTTCCAGCTCTTGAAATTGTGATG GGAATGGACGATTTGCAAGTTAGATCTGCTGCTACAGATATATTTTCTTATCTGGTAGAATTTAGTCCATCCATGGTCCGAGAATTTGTAATGCAAGAGGCCCAACAGAGTGATGAT gaCATCCTCCTCATCAATGTGGTCATTGAGCAGATGATCTGTGACACTGATCCTGAGCTCGGCGGGGCTGTTCAGCTGATGGGGCTCCTGCGCACTTTGATAGATCCAGAGAACATGTTGGCCACAGCTAAT aaaacagaaaaaagtgaATTCCTCAACTTCTTCTACAACCATTGTATGCACGTTCTTACTGCTCCACTTCTGGCTAATACATCAGAAGATAAATGTGAAAAAG ATGCAGTAGTTGGGTCCACTAAGAGTAATACAATTTGTCCTG ATAATTACCAGACAGCACAACTGCTCGCCTTAATCCTGGAGCTGCTTACCTTCTGTGTGGAGCACCACACGTATCACATCAAGAACTACATTATGAACAAAGATTTGCTAAGAAGAGTGCTGGTTTTGATGAATTCAAAGCACACTTTTCTGGCCTTGT GTGCTCTTCGCTTCATGAGGAGGATAATTGGCCTAAAAGATGAATTTTACAACCGTTATATCACCAAGGGAAATCTCTTTGAGCCGGTTATAAATGCTCTGCTGGATAATGGAACCAGATACAACCTGCTCAACTCTGCTGTGATCGAACTGTTTGAATTCATCAGAGTG GAAGATATTAAGTCGCTTATTGCACATATAGTTGAAAACTTTTATAATGCACTTGAATCTATCGAATATGTTCAGACATTCAAGGGGTTGAAGACAAAATATGAGCAAGAGAAAGACCGGCAAAACCAGAAACTGAACAG TGTTCCATCTATATTGCGTAGCAATAGATTTCGCAGAGATGCAAGAGCCCTAGAGGAGGATGAAGAAATGTGGTTCAATgaagatgaagaggaggaaggtgaAGCTGTTGTACCTCCAGTTGAGAAGTCTAAACCAGAGGATGATTTTCCAGACAGCTACGAAAAGTTTATGGAAACTAAAAAAG CTAAAGAGAGTGAAGATAAAGAGAATCTTCCCAAAAGGACTTCAGCTGGGGGATTCAAGTTCACTTTTTCCCACTCAGCCAGCGCAGCCAATGGTGCAAACGGTGCAAACAGCAAATCTGTGGCAGCTCAGACATCACCAGCAAGCTCCAACGGCTCCTCTTCCAAGAACGCCACCCTGAccacagcagtgacagccacGAAG GGAAGTCTAGTTGGCCTGGTGGATTATCCTGACGATGAAGATGACGACGAAGAGGAAGAGACGTCTCCAAGGAAAAGATCTCGTCTGGGTTCATAA
- the PPP4R3B gene encoding serine/threonine-protein phosphatase 4 regulatory subunit 3B isoform X2, translated as MAPRGLCGQTCFHSVQRVPCCSLLLESKINPNTAYQKQQDTLIVWSEAENYDLALSFQEKAGCDEIWEKICQVQGKDPSVEVTQDLIESEEEHIEEMPETSPLIDLPSCELNKLEEIADLVTSVLSSPIRREKLALALENEGYIKKLLQLFQVCENLENTEGLHHLYEIIRGILFLNKATLFEVMFSDECIMDVVGCLEYDPSLAQPKRHREFLTKTAKFKEVIPITDSELRQKIHQTYRVQYIQDIILPTPSVFEENFLSTLTSFIFFNKVEIVSMLQEDEKFLSEVFAQLTDEATDDDKRCELVNFFKEFCAFSQTLQPQNRDAFFKTLAKLGILPALEIVMGMDDLQVRSAATDIFSYLVEFSPSMVREFVMQEAQQSDDDILLINVVIEQMICDTDPELGGAVQLMGLLRTLIDPENMLATANKTEKSEFLNFFYNHCMHVLTAPLLANTSEDKCEKDAVVGSTKSNTICPDNYQTAQLLALILELLTFCVEHHTYHIKNYIMNKDLLRRVLVLMNSKHTFLALCALRFMRRIIGLKDEFYNRYITKGNLFEPVINALLDNGTRYNLLNSAVIELFEFIRVEDIKSLIAHIVENFYNALESIEYVQTFKGLKTKYEQEKDRQNQKLNSVPSILRSNRFRRDARALEEDEEMWFNEDEEEEGEAVVPPVEKSKPEDDFPDSYEKFMETKKASAANGANGANSKSVAAQTSPASSNGSSSKNATLTTAVTATKGSLVGLVDYPDDEDDDEEEETSPRKRSRLGS; from the exons atggCCCCACGTGGCTTGTGTGGGCAAACATGTTTTCATTCTGTGCAGCGTGTTCCCTGCT GCTCACTACTGCTAGAATCGAAGATAAATCCGAACACTGCATATCAAAAACAGCAG GACACCTTGATTGTTTGGTCAGAAGCAGAGAACTATGACTTAGCACTgagttttcaagaaaaagctGGCTGTGATGAAATCTGGGAAAAAATCTGCCAG GTTCAGGGTAAGGATCCTTCAGTGGAAGTCACACAGGACCTTATCGAGTCTGAAGAGGAGCACATAGAAGAGATGCCCGAAACCAGTCCTTTGATCGACCTTCCTTCTTGTGAACTCAACAAACTTGAAGAGATTGCTGACCTAGTTACCTCTGTTCTCTCCTCACCCATCCGTAGAGAAAAGCTAGCACTGGCCTTGGAGAATGAAGGCTATATTAAAAAACTATTGCAGCTTTTCCAAGTCTGCGAGAATTTAGAGAACACAGAAGGCTTGCATCATTTGTATGAAATTATTAGAGGAATTTTGTTCCTCAATAAAGCAACTCTGTTTGAGGTGATGTTTTCTGATGAGTGTATTATGGATGTTGTTGGATGCCTTGAGTATGACCCTTCTTTGGCTCAGCCAAAACGGCACAGGGAGTTCTTGACCAAAACAGCAAAATTTAAGGAGGTTATTCCTATAACAGACTCTGAACTCAGGCAAAAAATCCATCAGACTTACAGGGTACAGTACATTCAGGACATCATCTTGCCGACACCATCGGTTTTTGAAGAGAACTTTCTTTCTACCCttacttcctttattttcttcaacaaAGTTGAGATTGTCAGTATGTTGCAG GAAGATGAAAAATTTTTGTCCGAAGTTTTTGCACAACTAACAGATGAAGCTACAGATGATGACAAACGATGTGAATTG GTTAACTTTTTCAAGGAGTTCTGTGCATTTTCTCAGACATTACAACCTCAGAACAgagatgcatttttcaaaacttTGGCAAAGTTGGGAATCCTTCCAGCTCTTGAAATTGTGATG GGAATGGACGATTTGCAAGTTAGATCTGCTGCTACAGATATATTTTCTTATCTGGTAGAATTTAGTCCATCCATGGTCCGAGAATTTGTAATGCAAGAGGCCCAACAGAGTGATGAT gaCATCCTCCTCATCAATGTGGTCATTGAGCAGATGATCTGTGACACTGATCCTGAGCTCGGCGGGGCTGTTCAGCTGATGGGGCTCCTGCGCACTTTGATAGATCCAGAGAACATGTTGGCCACAGCTAAT aaaacagaaaaaagtgaATTCCTCAACTTCTTCTACAACCATTGTATGCACGTTCTTACTGCTCCACTTCTGGCTAATACATCAGAAGATAAATGTGAAAAAG ATGCAGTAGTTGGGTCCACTAAGAGTAATACAATTTGTCCTG ATAATTACCAGACAGCACAACTGCTCGCCTTAATCCTGGAGCTGCTTACCTTCTGTGTGGAGCACCACACGTATCACATCAAGAACTACATTATGAACAAAGATTTGCTAAGAAGAGTGCTGGTTTTGATGAATTCAAAGCACACTTTTCTGGCCTTGT GTGCTCTTCGCTTCATGAGGAGGATAATTGGCCTAAAAGATGAATTTTACAACCGTTATATCACCAAGGGAAATCTCTTTGAGCCGGTTATAAATGCTCTGCTGGATAATGGAACCAGATACAACCTGCTCAACTCTGCTGTGATCGAACTGTTTGAATTCATCAGAGTG GAAGATATTAAGTCGCTTATTGCACATATAGTTGAAAACTTTTATAATGCACTTGAATCTATCGAATATGTTCAGACATTCAAGGGGTTGAAGACAAAATATGAGCAAGAGAAAGACCGGCAAAACCAGAAACTGAACAG TGTTCCATCTATATTGCGTAGCAATAGATTTCGCAGAGATGCAAGAGCCCTAGAGGAGGATGAAGAAATGTGGTTCAATgaagatgaagaggaggaaggtgaAGCTGTTGTACCTCCAGTTGAGAAGTCTAAACCAGAGGATGATTTTCCAGACAGCTACGAAAAGTTTATGGAAACTAAAAAAG CCAGCGCAGCCAATGGTGCAAACGGTGCAAACAGCAAATCTGTGGCAGCTCAGACATCACCAGCAAGCTCCAACGGCTCCTCTTCCAAGAACGCCACCCTGAccacagcagtgacagccacGAAG GGAAGTCTAGTTGGCCTGGTGGATTATCCTGACGATGAAGATGACGACGAAGAGGAAGAGACGTCTCCAAGGAAAAGATCTCGTCTGGGTTCATAA